The DNA segment CCGCCTTGAGGCTACAAAGGGTGGACTTTTAAATAAGGCAGCAATTGAGGCGATTTATCTTGAAATTTTCGCCGTTTCAAGAAACCTTGAAATGCCTCAAAAGGTAGCCTATCTTGGACCTGAGGGCACTTATACTCATCAAGCTGCACAAAGTCGCTTTGGTGCGATGAGCGAGTATCTGCCACTTGCGACGATTGACTCGGTTTTTACAAAGTTATCTTTAAAAGAGGTAAAATACGGCGTTGTGCCTATTGAAAATAATACCGAAGGTGCGGTTGGAGCGACGCTTGACTGCTTAGCAAAATTTGAAAATGTAAAGATTGTAGCCGAGCTTTATCTTGACATTCATCATAGTTTTGTAAGCCAGAGTGAAAATTTAAAGACTATAAATACCATTTACTCTCATCCGCAAGGATATAATCAGTGTAAAAATTTCCTTGAAAGCCATCTTCTAAGCGGTGTAAAATTTGTGCCGTCAAAATCAACGGCAGAGGCGGCATTTTTAGCCTCAAAGGATCCAAATTCTGCAGCAATTTGCTCAAAAATAGCTGCTAAAATTTATAACGTACCGATTTTGTTTGAAACGATTGAGGATAATCTTGCAAATCGCACGAGATTTTTAATCCTAAGCGACTTTAAAAACACAAACAATCCGCACTCAAAAACATCGATTTTAGCCAAAACTGCTCACAAGCCAGGCGGACTTGCTGATTTGCTTAGAATTTTTAAAGATGAGAATATAAACCTAACAAAACTAGAGAGTCGCCCGGTAAAACAGCGTAAATTTGACTTTATGTTTTTTATCGATTTTGATGGGCATATTGATGACGAGAGTGTGCAGAATGCCATAAATTTAGCCACAGATCAGGGTGCAGAGATTAAGTGGTTAGGAAGCTATCTTGACGGAGAGATTTAATGTTTAATAAAAAGCTAGAAAACCTAAAAAACTACGAGGCCGGAAAACCAATCGAGCTAGTCGTTCGTGAATATGGCATAGACGCAAAAGATGTCATAAAGTTAGCAAGTAACGAAAATCCATTTGGCACAAGTGTGCTGGTTGAGCAAGCCCTAAAAAACGCTTCAAACAAGGCTCATCTTTACCCAGATGATAGCTATTTTGAGCTAAAAGAGGCTTTGGCTGCCAAATTTAACGTAACGCCAAAAAATTTAATAATAGGGCAAGGTAGCGATCAGATTATCGAGTTTATTGCTCACGCTGTTTTAAATGAAACGAATGCCATTTTAACGGCTGGAGTGACATTTGCGATGTATGATATTTACGCTAAACACGCTGGTGCTAGTGTCATAAAAACGCCGTCTGCTTCGCATAATTTAAGCCAAATGCTTGAGCTTTACAAAGTAAATAAAGATAAAATCGCAGCCATATTTTTATGCTTACCAAATAATCCGCTTGGCGAGTGTTTAGATGTTAGTGAAGTTTATGATTTTATGCGTGAAATTTCGCCCAAAACTCTAATCGTAATTGACGGAGCTTATAATGATTTTGCAAAATTTAAGGATGCAAAAAAGGCGATAGACCCAAGTGATTTGATCAGAAATTTTAAAAACGCAATCTTTTTAGCGACGTTTTCTAAATCTTACGGACTTGGCGGAATGCGTGTTGGATACGGCATTGCTGATGAGTCTATTATAAATGAACTTGGCAAACTTCGCCCTCCGTTTAACATCACTACACTTAGCTTAAAAGCTGCAACAATCGCACTTAGTGACGCAGAATTTGTAGATAAAACGCTAAAAAATAACTTTGAGCAGATGACTAGGTATGAAAATTTTGCAAAAGATCATGGCATAGAATTTCTGCCAAGCTATACAAATTTCATTGTTTTTAAATTTAATACGCAAAATTCTAGTCAAATATCGCAAGAGTTGCTAAAAAAGGGTATAATTGTGCGAGATATGCAAGGCTATGGATTAAATGCGATACGAATCACCATAGGCACAGCAACGCAAAATGATAAATTGTTTGAAAAATTAGATGAAATTTTAAAGTAAAGATATGGATTTTAAGGCACTACTTCATCAGATAGCTGGACTTTATCAAAAGCTCTCACTAAAGCAAAGGATTGTTATTGCTAGTTCGGTTGTCGTAGTTGTTGGTTTTTTGGTGTTTATTAGCATATATAAAAGCTCAAAAGGCGATAGCTACGCAGGTTATAGTGTTTTATTTGAAAATATCAGTCCAAACGATAGTGCATTAATCATAGATCAACTTAAAAAAGATGGCGTTAGCTACAAACTCGCAAATGAAGGCACGATTCTTGTGCCAACCGCCGATGTTTATAAAGAGCGTATATCGGTAGCAACTTTGGGAATTCCAAAAGAGAGTAAGGTTGGTTTTGAAATTTTTGATAAACAGGAATTTGGGGCTACCGATGAGGAACAGAGGGTAAAATATCAGCGTGCATTAGAGGGAGAGCTTGCAAGGACTATCGAGAGTCTTGCACCTATTGCTAAGGCTGGTGTTCGTATAGCTATACCAAAAGAGACGGTTTTTACAGAGAGAAAAGTCCCGCCGACAGCCTCTATCGTAGTGGATTTAAAGCCAGGCACCAGTCTAAATCAAAAGCAAATTTTTGGTATTAAAAATTTAGTCGCAGCCTCTGTGACTGGACTTGCCTTTGAAAATGTAAAAATAGTAAGCAGTGACGGTATCTCTCTTGGCGATGATGACGGCGGTTTTGATAGCGAGATAATAGCTCAACAAATAAGATACAAACGAGAATTTGAGAACAGCTACGAGCAAAAAATCATAAATGTTTTAAGTCCGATTGTCGGTGGAGCTGAGCGAGTTGTTGCAAAGGTTAATATAGATTTTGACTTTGATAAAAAGGATAGCCAAAGCGAAGTTTATGACCCAAATAACGTTGTTAGAAGTGAGAGCAATATCGAAGAAAAACGACAAGGAAGCCAGCCAAATGACATAGGCGGTGTGCCTGGAGCCGTTAGCAACATAGGACCAGTAGAAGGCATTAGCGATAATAAGCTAGTCGAGCAGTATAATAAAAGCTCACAGCAGACAAACTATGAAATTTCAAAAAAGGTAACAAACATCAAAGGTCAGTTTGCGACCATAAACCGAGTAAGTGCCGCTGTTGTAGTTGATGGAAGCTATCAGTATAAAAAAGATGAGAACGGAAATCCTACTTCAGAAATGGAGTTTGTGCCCTTATCTGACGCACAAAAGGCTTCTATTACAAATTTGATAAAACAGGCAATTGGCTTTAATGCAACTCGTGGCGATGAGGTTAGCGTTGATAACTTTGAGTTTAAGTTAGCCGACACGACCACTCCTTCAGATAAGGTAAATAACATTGTTCAAACCTATGTCTTGCCGTTTATACCTATTTTGAAGTATGTTTTTGCTGCTATTTTGCTCTATCTGTTCTACAAAAAGGTCATCATCGTCTTTATGCAAAAAATGCTTGAAGATGCAAAAGATGAAGAAGAGGAGCGCTTGCCTGACCTTGAGGAGCTTGAGATAGATGACGAGGATAGCCTAGAGAAATTTAAGGCTGCTAAGAAAAAGGTTGAAGATCAGCTTGGACTTACTGGTGAGTTTAACGAGGATGAGCTAAAATACGATGTATTGATTGAAAAAATGAGAGGTATAATCCAAGAGCGAGGCGAGGAAATTTCAAACCTTTTACAAGACATTATCAGAAATGATACTGACTTTAATATACGTAAGGATAGCTAGTGGCAATAAAACTAAGCGAACAACAAAAGCAGATTTATGATGAACTGGCAATGCCAGAAAAGATAGCTATTTTACTTATACAGCTTGGCGAAGAGTCGACAAGTTTGCTATTTTCTCACATGGATATTGATGTAATTACCGATATCTCAGGATATATCGCAACAGCAAAAAATATCGACAGACAAGTTGCGTCTGCAATTTTAGAGGAATTTTACGCTCTAATGCAGTCAAACCAGTATGTAAAAAGCGGTTCTTTGGAGTATGCAAAAGAAATTTTATACAAAACCTTCCCGCCAGATGAGGCGCAAAAAATTCTTGACCGCCTTGCAAAAAGTATGGAAAATAACAAATCATTTGGCTATCTTAATAAGATTAAACCGCAACAACTTGCCGATTTTATCGTAAAAGAGCACCCACAAACCATTGCTCTTATTTTAGCCCATATGGACGCGACTGGTGCTGCTGAAACGCTTGGATATTTTCCTGATGATTTAAGAAGCGATGTTGTTATAAGAATGGCAAATTTAGGCGACATTAGCCCGTCTGTTATCAAGCGTGTTTCGGCTGTGCTTGAGACAAAACTTGAGAGCCTTACATCTTATAAAGTTGAGGTTGGTGGTCCAAGGGCTGTTGCTGAAATGCTTAACAGGCTTGGTCAAAAGGCTTCAAAATCTACTATTGAATATATCGAAAAAGCAGATAATAAACTTGCCACAACCATTAAAGAGCTTATGTTTACATTTGAAGACATCAATACACTAAACAACACAGCCATACGTGAAATTCTAAAAAATGTCGATAAAAAAGATCTCATGGTAGCTCTAAAAGGCTCGGGCGACGCCTTAAAAGATAAATTTCTTGGCAATATGTCACAGCGTGCAGCAGAGGCATTTAAAGAGGAGATGGGCTATCTTGGTGCTGTTAGAGTTAAGGACGTTGAGGAGGCACAACGCCGTATAGTTGAAGCAGTTCAGGCACTAGCAGAGCAGGGAATTTTCCAAGTTGGCGAAGCAGATGAGATGATTGAATGAAAAGTAGCGTAATCACAAACGAAGAATCTTCGGCACATTTTATAGAAAATTATAGGTTTAAGGTTTTAGGTACTCACGATCATCACGCTAGAGAGGAGCAAAATTTAAGCCAAGAGCAAGATGAAGCACCTTTAGAGCCACGCCAGGTAGTTCAGCAACCACAACAAGTAGCACCCGCTCCAGTAGTTTCTAGCGGTTTTGATGCTAGTTTTGTTGAAGAGCTTCTTAAAAAAACCGATGAGCTAAGCGGAAATATCGTAAAACTTCAAATGCAGATAGAAAATCAAGAGGCTGAATTTAATAGACGATTAGAAGCTGAAGTTTTACGTGCCAAGGATGACGGCATTGCAGAGGGCAAGGCTCAGGCAAACGAGCAGTTTCAGGCTGAAGTCGCCACGCTAAATGAGCGTTTTGCTTCATCGATAAACAAGCTTTCAAATTTTTATAATACACTAGAGGAATTTTTACAAAAGAGCGAAGATGAGCTAGCAACAGCGGCAATAGGCGTTGCAAAACAAGTCATCGTAAAAGAGATAAGCTCTAGCTCAGCAAATGTTGCATTATCACTTTCAAAGGCGTTAATTAGCGAGTTAAGGGACGCAAAAAACATAACCATTAGAGTAAATCCGATCGACGCCCAGTTTTTATCTGAAAATTTTCAAAGCAACGACCATATAAAAATAGAAGCAGACGACGCTATTAGCAAGGGTGGAGTTGTGATTATTAGTGAGACCGGAAATATCGATGGTAGCATAGAAAATAGACTTGAAAAGCTAAAGAGTTTAATGTGATAGATGTTAAAAATTTAGATATAAAAGATTTAAATGGGCTTTGTGAAAAGATTAGGGCTAGAATTTTAGAGGTTGTTAGTAAAAATGGCGGACATCTTAGCTCAAACATCGGTGCAGTTGAGCTTATAGTGGCTATGCACTATGTTTTTGATGTTAGTAAAGATCCATTTATATTTGATGTAAGCCACCAAAGCTACGCTCACAAGCTTTTAACTGGGCGTTGGGAGAATTTTGATAGTTTGCGTAAATTTGGCGGTATTAGCGGATTTTCAAAACCAAAAGAGAGCAGTGCTGACTACTTTGTGGCAGGGCATAGCTCTACTTCTATATCTCTTGCGGTGGGTGCTGCAAAAGCGATAGGGTTAAAGGGCGAGGATCGTTTGCCAGTAGCTTTGATAGGCGATGGCTCTATGAGTGCTGGTATGGTTTATGAAGCCTTAAATGAGCTGGGGGATCGCAAATATCCTTGTGTGATTATCTTAAACGATAACGAGATGAGTATAAGTAAGCCAATAGGTGCGATTAGTAAGTATCTAAGTCACATTATGGCGGGTGAGGCGTATCAGAAATTTAAAAGTGGCGTTGAAAAACTTCTAAGCTATATGCCAGACTCAGCCGCATATATGGCACGTAGAGCAGAAGAGAGCATACGACTCATTACGCCTGGTATTTTATTTGAAGAGCTTGGGCTTGAGTATATAGGACCAGTTAATGGGCATAATTTAGAGGATTTAATAGCCACTTTTAAAACCGCAAAGGCTATGAAAAAGCCAGTTATCGTCCATACCCAAACGCTAAAAGGTAAGGGCTATGAAAAGGCAGAAGGGCATTTTGCTAGTTGGCACGGAGTGTCTCCATTTGATTTAGAGAGTGGCGAGAGCATTAAAAAACCAAGTCCAAAATCTGCAACTCAAATTTTTAGCGAACATCTAGTCAAAATGGCAAGTGAGCATAAAGATATAGTCGGTGTGACTGCTGCTATGCCAACAGGCACTGGAATGGATTTGCTTATAGAAAAATTCCCAGATAGATTTTGGGATGTTGCTATTGCCGAGCAACACGCCGTTACATCAATGGCAGCTATGGCAAAGGAGGGTTTTAGGCCGTTTGTTGTGATATATTCAACATTTATGCAACGTGCTTTTGATCAGATTATTCACGATGCTTGTATATTAAATTTAAACATTACTTTTGCGATGGATAGGGCTGGTATAGTTGGAGAGGATGGCGAAACTCATCAAGGCGTGTTTGATATTAGCTACTTCAATCTTATCCCAAACACAACCATCTTTGCGCCTCGTTGTGCTAAAAGCCTTGAAGCAAGTATGGAGTTTGCCTACGCCCATAATGGCGTAAATGCACTTCGTTATCCGCGTGGGGCGTTTTTATTAAGTAGCGAATTTGAAGCGACAAAATTTCAGTTAGGGCGTGGCGAGTGGCTTGTTAAAAGTAGCAGTCAAGTTGCATTTATAGGCTATGGAAACGGCGTTGGTAGAGCCTATGCTGTGATGAAAGCTAAAAATTTAGATGTAAATTTGATAGATTTAGTTTTTGTAAAACCACTGGATAAAGATTTGCTTATAGAACTTGCTAAAAGCACTAAAAAATGGTATATCTTTAGCGATAGCGTAAAACGTGGCGGGGTTGGTGAAATTTTATCTGGCTTTTTACAAGATAATAAAATTTATAATATACAAATCTATAGTTTTGAGTATAAAGATGAGTTTATCACTCACGGACAAATGGCTCTTGTTGAAGAGAGTTTAGGGCTTAGCATAGAGCAAATTTCTAGTTATATATTAAGTAATAATTAATATTATTTAATAACCACCTAAGCAACTTTTTGATATATTTAGCTAATTTTTTTAAGGAATAAAATGCAATACGTTTCACTTTTAAAGCAGTTTAATCTAAAAGTTACACCGCAACGCTTAAGCGTTTTAAAGGTTTTAGATAAGCATACGCACCCAACAATAGACGAACTTTACGAAGAGATAAAAAAGGAAAATCCGTCAATCTCACTAGCAACCATTTATAAAAATTTAAACACTCTAAAAGATGAGGGGTTGGTTGTTGAAGTAAATGTGGTAAATCAAAAACCACGCTATGATATATACGAGCACCCGCATATTCACGTAGTTTGCCAAACTTGCGGATACGTTGAGGACGTTATGTATGAAGACGCTGAGCTTGGAGTTTATCAAGAGAAGCTTGAGAAAAAACTGGGCAATATTATTGATAACCTAAGCGTTGTTGTTAGCGTTAAAAACTGCAAACACTGCCATTAATCAAAACACACATTAAGCCATAACCTGATAAAATATTATAAAATTTCAGGGAGGCTTTATGGGTGCAAAAATAATACGTAAATTCCTACTTAAAGACGACAGCCTTCTAAAATTTTTAACCGCACAAAATGTGAAATTTATACACGATTACAAAGAGCATTTAGACGGGCAGCTTTGTAAGCATATTTATGGATTTAAGCTAAATAACAACCAAACAAATATTGAAATTTATGGTGGAGATTTTAGCGGACTTTGTATGCTAGATATCACGTTTAATGACGAGCTTTATGGTGTATTTTTTAAAACTCCTGAGTTTTTAAACGATTTTATAGAGTGCGAAGTAACCGATAAGAGCGAATTTAGTGAGCAAAATCTCTTAAAATTTGGCTTACCTAATGAGAAATTTGATCTTTGTGAAATTTTTTATATCTTAAAAAATCACGACTTAAACTTAAATTACCCAAGCAGCATAAGAGTAAAAGACGCCGTAGCGGTTTTGCTTTTTACGCTAAATTTAAAGATAATTAGGGCAAAAGAGCGGTTTTTATCACAAAGTGACCCTGATGATTTTATTAAGATATTTTTGTATGTTTCTCAAAGTATCGCGATTTTGGAATTTTTTATCGGTGTTTTTGACGAGAAGACAACCCAGTTTTTTTTAAAAAATTTCAAAGAGTTGTTTGCAAAACTTGAGCAAAATTCACAGATTTTATCCTCTCTTAGTTTGCTTGAAGATTTTAAAAACTCAGAGCTTATGATCTATTTTTTAGAACACGCTTTAACAAATAGCTCAAAAAACGTCTCACTGGCCTTACAAGAAAGCCTGTTTTTAAAGGATTGGGAGGTTTTTTTAAGCGATACTAGCGATTTTTTTAGAGGCGAGAATTCTGATGAAAAACTAAGCGTTTTTGTTTCAAAACAGCTACGTTTATCTATTTTAGAGTGCCTAAAAAGCTTTAAAAAGCTAGATGAGAATAGTAAAAATATTAAATTTTATGAAATCCTTGATAAGACCCAAGTTATCGGTGCTATGTTTGAAAATTTTAACCACCTTTTTAATCTTAAAAAACCAGCCAAATTAAACAAAAAACTTAAAAACAAGCTTTTAAAACTTTATGATTTAGATATACTTTTAGAGTTTATACAAAAGGCTGGAGATAGTGAACAAAACGATAAACTCAAAGCAAAAATTTACTCTAAAATTTATAAAATAAGAGAGAAAATTTTAAATTCCAATTTTAAAAACCAAAAATTAATAGAACTAAAAAAATACTATCAAAAGGCATAAAATTTTATGGAAAAACAAGAAAAAATAGTGCAAATGTTTAATGATATCGCACCAACTTATGATGTTGCAAATCGCGTTTTGAGCATGGGAGTTGATATAAGTTGGCGAAAATTTGCTTGTAAAACGGTGCTTAGTAATTTTAAAGATAAAAAAAT comes from the Campylobacter mucosalis genome and includes:
- the pheA gene encoding prephenate dehydratase; this translates as MQELNELRKSIDEIDDLILAKLNERMQIVKKIGELKHTSGTPIYRPERERAILNRLEATKGGLLNKAAIEAIYLEIFAVSRNLEMPQKVAYLGPEGTYTHQAAQSRFGAMSEYLPLATIDSVFTKLSLKEVKYGVVPIENNTEGAVGATLDCLAKFENVKIVAELYLDIHHSFVSQSENLKTINTIYSHPQGYNQCKNFLESHLLSGVKFVPSKSTAEAAFLASKDPNSAAICSKIAAKIYNVPILFETIEDNLANRTRFLILSDFKNTNNPHSKTSILAKTAHKPGGLADLLRIFKDENINLTKLESRPVKQRKFDFMFFIDFDGHIDDESVQNAINLATDQGAEIKWLGSYLDGEI
- the hisC gene encoding histidinol-phosphate transaminase yields the protein MFNKKLENLKNYEAGKPIELVVREYGIDAKDVIKLASNENPFGTSVLVEQALKNASNKAHLYPDDSYFELKEALAAKFNVTPKNLIIGQGSDQIIEFIAHAVLNETNAILTAGVTFAMYDIYAKHAGASVIKTPSASHNLSQMLELYKVNKDKIAAIFLCLPNNPLGECLDVSEVYDFMREISPKTLIVIDGAYNDFAKFKDAKKAIDPSDLIRNFKNAIFLATFSKSYGLGGMRVGYGIADESIINELGKLRPPFNITTLSLKAATIALSDAEFVDKTLKNNFEQMTRYENFAKDHGIEFLPSYTNFIVFKFNTQNSSQISQELLKKGIIVRDMQGYGLNAIRITIGTATQNDKLFEKLDEILK
- the fliF gene encoding flagellar basal-body MS-ring/collar protein FliF translates to MDFKALLHQIAGLYQKLSLKQRIVIASSVVVVVGFLVFISIYKSSKGDSYAGYSVLFENISPNDSALIIDQLKKDGVSYKLANEGTILVPTADVYKERISVATLGIPKESKVGFEIFDKQEFGATDEEQRVKYQRALEGELARTIESLAPIAKAGVRIAIPKETVFTERKVPPTASIVVDLKPGTSLNQKQIFGIKNLVAASVTGLAFENVKIVSSDGISLGDDDGGFDSEIIAQQIRYKREFENSYEQKIINVLSPIVGGAERVVAKVNIDFDFDKKDSQSEVYDPNNVVRSESNIEEKRQGSQPNDIGGVPGAVSNIGPVEGISDNKLVEQYNKSSQQTNYEISKKVTNIKGQFATINRVSAAVVVDGSYQYKKDENGNPTSEMEFVPLSDAQKASITNLIKQAIGFNATRGDEVSVDNFEFKLADTTTPSDKVNNIVQTYVLPFIPILKYVFAAILLYLFYKKVIIVFMQKMLEDAKDEEEERLPDLEELEIDDEDSLEKFKAAKKKVEDQLGLTGEFNEDELKYDVLIEKMRGIIQERGEEISNLLQDIIRNDTDFNIRKDS
- the fliG gene encoding flagellar motor switch protein FliG, whose product is MPEKIAILLIQLGEESTSLLFSHMDIDVITDISGYIATAKNIDRQVASAILEEFYALMQSNQYVKSGSLEYAKEILYKTFPPDEAQKILDRLAKSMENNKSFGYLNKIKPQQLADFIVKEHPQTIALILAHMDATGAAETLGYFPDDLRSDVVIRMANLGDISPSVIKRVSAVLETKLESLTSYKVEVGGPRAVAEMLNRLGQKASKSTIEYIEKADNKLATTIKELMFTFEDINTLNNTAIREILKNVDKKDLMVALKGSGDALKDKFLGNMSQRAAEAFKEEMGYLGAVRVKDVEEAQRRIVEAVQALAEQGIFQVGEADEMIE
- the fliH gene encoding flagellar assembly protein FliH; protein product: MKSSVITNEESSAHFIENYRFKVLGTHDHHAREEQNLSQEQDEAPLEPRQVVQQPQQVAPAPVVSSGFDASFVEELLKKTDELSGNIVKLQMQIENQEAEFNRRLEAEVLRAKDDGIAEGKAQANEQFQAEVATLNERFASSINKLSNFYNTLEEFLQKSEDELATAAIGVAKQVIVKEISSSSANVALSLSKALISELRDAKNITIRVNPIDAQFLSENFQSNDHIKIEADDAISKGGVVIISETGNIDGSIENRLEKLKSLM
- the dxs gene encoding 1-deoxy-D-xylulose-5-phosphate synthase; amino-acid sequence: MDVKNLDIKDLNGLCEKIRARILEVVSKNGGHLSSNIGAVELIVAMHYVFDVSKDPFIFDVSHQSYAHKLLTGRWENFDSLRKFGGISGFSKPKESSADYFVAGHSSTSISLAVGAAKAIGLKGEDRLPVALIGDGSMSAGMVYEALNELGDRKYPCVIILNDNEMSISKPIGAISKYLSHIMAGEAYQKFKSGVEKLLSYMPDSAAYMARRAEESIRLITPGILFEELGLEYIGPVNGHNLEDLIATFKTAKAMKKPVIVHTQTLKGKGYEKAEGHFASWHGVSPFDLESGESIKKPSPKSATQIFSEHLVKMASEHKDIVGVTAAMPTGTGMDLLIEKFPDRFWDVAIAEQHAVTSMAAMAKEGFRPFVVIYSTFMQRAFDQIIHDACILNLNITFAMDRAGIVGEDGETHQGVFDISYFNLIPNTTIFAPRCAKSLEASMEFAYAHNGVNALRYPRGAFLLSSEFEATKFQLGRGEWLVKSSSQVAFIGYGNGVGRAYAVMKAKNLDVNLIDLVFVKPLDKDLLIELAKSTKKWYIFSDSVKRGGVGEILSGFLQDNKIYNIQIYSFEYKDEFITHGQMALVEESLGLSIEQISSYILSNN
- a CDS encoding Fur family transcriptional regulator, whose amino-acid sequence is MQYVSLLKQFNLKVTPQRLSVLKVLDKHTHPTIDELYEEIKKENPSISLATIYKNLNTLKDEGLVVEVNVVNQKPRYDIYEHPHIHVVCQTCGYVEDVMYEDAELGVYQEKLEKKLGNIIDNLSVVVSVKNCKHCH